A region of the Longimicrobium sp. genome:
ATCCTGCTGATCGAGGGGTGGCACCGGCGCGTGCGCACCGAGACCGTGGACGACGTGACGCCGAAGGAGGCGCTGGGCGTGGGGCTGGCGCAGCTGCTGGCGCTGGTGCCGGGGACGTCGCGGTCGGGCGCCACCATCATGGGCGGCATCGGGCTGGGGTTGAGCCGCGTGGCGGCCACCGAGTTCAGCTTCTTCCTCGCCATCCCGGTGATGTTCGCGGCCACGCTGTACTCGCTGTGGAAGGCGCGCCACGGGCTCTCGGCCGCGGACGCGCCGGTGTTCGCCGTCGGCTTCGTGGTGTCGTTCGTCTCCGCGCTGCTGGTGATCCGGTGGCTGCTGCGCTTCGTGGCGAACAACAGCTTCCGCGGCTTCGCCTGGTACCGCATCGTCTTCGGGCTGATCCTGCTGGGGCTGTACTTCACCGTGCTGCGGGGGTAGGCGATCGCGGACCTGTACGGAGGGGAATTCTGGTTACTTGTTTGTGGATCAGGATTCTCGATACCGTAACCGTGGAGGGTCGGCATGAGCAGGGAATTCGTATTCGCACGGCCGTCCGAGGAGACGCAGCTTCGCGTCAGGGATCTGATGCACCACGAGAAGACGGTAGGGCTGACTCGGGATGAAACCGCTGAGCGCGATGGCTATCTGGAGATGGAGCACCAGATGAGGATCGCCAAGGCCCGCGCGCGGCAGAAACATGCGGGTTGACGAGAGCCAGATCGAAACACGAGCGCCGCGGATCGAGATTCCGCGGCGCTCCCGTTTTTTGCATCCCCCGCTCACGCCCACTCCTCATCCCACCGCCGCGCTGCCGGAGGATCACGTGAATCGACGCACGTCCGCCATTCCGCTCATCATCTTCGCCCTGGCTCTATCGGCCAGTTCTGCACAGTCTCAGGCGCGGGCGACGTCGGCGGCCACGCAGCCCGGGGTGGCGCGGGCGGAGCAGAGGATCACGGGAGATGGGCTGCTGGCGCACATCCGGGTGCTGGCGTCGGACCGGTTCGAGGGGCGGGGGCCGGGGACGCGGGGCGAGGATTCCACCATCGCCTACCTGAGCGACCAGTTCCGGCGGATGGGGCTGCGGCCCGGCAACCCCGACGGCAGCTACGTGCAGATGGTGCCGCTCGTCGGCAGCACGTCAGCCGTGACGGCGTCGGTCACCACGCGTGGCGGGCAGACGCAGGCGCTCCGGCAGCCGGACGACTACGTCGCCTGGTCGATGCGGCCCGATCCGCTCGTCAGCGTCTCCAATTCCGACATCGTGTTCG
Encoded here:
- a CDS encoding undecaprenyl-diphosphate phosphatase, with translation MDPILLAKAAVMGLVEGATEFIPVSSTGHLIIAGRFLGFDAWHGAKTFDVFIQLGAILAVVWLYRAKIVNVLRTAPGDRKSRRLILNLVIAFLPAAIVGFLANDFIEEKLFNPVTVAIALVAGGIVILLIEGWHRRVRTETVDDVTPKEALGVGLAQLLALVPGTSRSGATIMGGIGLGLSRVAATEFSFFLAIPVMFAATLYSLWKARHGLSAADAPVFAVGFVVSFVSALLVIRWLLRFVANNSFRGFAWYRIVFGLILLGLYFTVLRG